A genomic stretch from Sulfurihydrogenibium azorense Az-Fu1 includes:
- a CDS encoding LysM peptidoglycan-binding domain-containing protein, with product MSLKSSIKLGLISALIPFMAMAEVYEVKKGDTLEKIAKKYNVSIEDIKKANNIKDEKKLREGMKLKIPVKTSKQEKKKKVEVVEETYTVKKGDTLETIAKKYGITVKEIMDYNNMKDEKIFAGDELKIPLKGSEKKKEEKKEEVTTPSIDYSKCEVYTLKKGGTLKHVSKRTGVDVSILEKLNDIPSNQWLKAGTKVCLAPKKEKVEEKAPKSQDLENCTIIYNPTKKISLEEIARKFHTSTKKIREINNLPSSVKYVDSGQKVCVAVEDVSKSKNVVIEEKRETLKEEPKVKEESPTKEVPMPKKVEPKVANGDSLGIKLDWPVRGKVVAPFQNDDQVRHLGIDIQTECGAPVRASEDGKVIYAGDGIKAFGNLVVIRHNNGLTTVYGYLDSINVKEGRVVTKGETIGSAGRLKNSDNCGIYFEVRKNVTPLDPMTVLE from the coding sequence ATGAGTTTAAAATCGAGTATTAAATTAGGTTTAATATCAGCATTAATTCCTTTTATGGCTATGGCTGAAGTTTACGAAGTAAAAAAAGGTGATACTTTAGAAAAGATAGCAAAAAAATACAACGTAAGTATCGAAGATATCAAAAAAGCAAATAATATCAAGGATGAAAAAAAATTAAGAGAAGGTATGAAGTTAAAAATACCTGTAAAAACTTCAAAACAAGAAAAAAAGAAAAAAGTAGAGGTAGTAGAAGAGACCTACACAGTTAAAAAAGGTGATACTCTTGAAACAATTGCCAAAAAGTACGGTATAACCGTAAAAGAGATAATGGATTACAACAATATGAAAGATGAGAAGATATTCGCAGGAGATGAGCTTAAAATACCTTTAAAAGGGTCAGAAAAGAAAAAAGAAGAAAAGAAGGAAGAAGTAACAACTCCTTCAATAGATTACTCTAAATGTGAAGTATACACACTTAAAAAAGGTGGAACGTTAAAACACGTTTCAAAAAGGACAGGTGTAGATGTGTCTATTCTTGAAAAACTAAACGATATACCTTCAAACCAATGGTTGAAAGCCGGAACGAAAGTATGCTTAGCACCTAAGAAAGAAAAAGTAGAAGAAAAAGCACCTAAATCACAAGATTTAGAAAACTGTACCATCATCTACAACCCAACAAAGAAGATTTCTTTAGAAGAAATAGCAAGAAAGTTTCACACTTCTACAAAGAAAATCAGAGAGATTAACAACTTACCATCAAGTGTTAAATACGTAGATTCTGGACAAAAGGTATGTGTTGCGGTAGAAGATGTATCTAAATCTAAAAATGTTGTAATTGAAGAAAAACGGGAGACTCTAAAAGAAGAGCCAAAAGTTAAGGAGGAATCTCCAACAAAAGAAGTACCTATGCCTAAAAAAGTTGAGCCTAAAGTTGCTAACGGTGATAGTTTAGGTATAAAGTTAGATTGGCCTGTAAGAGGTAAAGTTGTTGCACCTTTCCAAAACGATGACCAAGTAAGACATTTAGGCATAGATATCCAGACTGAATGTGGAGCTCCCGTAAGAGCTTCGGAAGATGGTAAGGTGATATACGCAGGAGATGGAATAAAGGCCTTTGGCAACTTAGTTGTAATAAGACATAACAACGGCTTAACAACAGTCTACGGATACTTAGACAGTATTAACGTAAAAGAAGGAAGAGTTGTAACTAAAGGAGAAACAATTGGGTCAGCTGGAAGGTTGAAAAACTCTGATAATTGCGGTATATACTTTGAAGTTAGAAAAAATGTAACACCTTTAGACCCAATGACAGTTTTAGAATAA
- a CDS encoding aminotransferase class I/II-fold pyridoxal phosphate-dependent enzyme, with protein MPEEFPRIKRLPQYVFAVVNDLKARLRKEGEDIIDLGMGNPDLPPAPHIIEKLCESAKKKTTHRYSMSQGIPRLRKAITDFYKKRYDVDLDPEKEVIMTIGSKEGLAHLMLAMLEPGDIAMVPSPRYPIHYYAPVIAGASVLTVPLPLEGSDSEKQEQFLKNIYETYEDSYPEAKVLILNFPNNPTTMTVDLEFFKEIVAFAKKKNLWIIHDLAYGDLCYDGYKAPSILQVEGAKDIAVETYSMTKGFSMAGWRVAFVLGNETLVYNLKRLKSYLDYGTFTPIQVASIIALEGDYSVVEKARDTYSKRLDILVEGLNKAGWPVEKPKATMFLWAKIPEKFRHLGSIEFSKLLLTEGKVAVAPGIGFGEHGEGYVRFAVVENEKRIRQAISNIKKLMKKY; from the coding sequence ATGCCTGAAGAGTTTCCACGAATTAAAAGACTTCCACAGTACGTATTTGCAGTAGTAAACGATTTAAAGGCAAGGTTAAGGAAAGAAGGAGAGGATATTATAGACCTTGGTATGGGAAATCCAGACTTGCCACCAGCTCCTCATATAATAGAAAAGCTGTGTGAATCTGCAAAAAAGAAAACAACTCACAGATACTCAATGTCTCAAGGAATACCAAGGCTTAGAAAAGCTATAACTGACTTTTATAAGAAAAGGTACGACGTAGATCTTGACCCTGAAAAAGAAGTAATAATGACGATAGGTTCTAAGGAAGGTTTGGCTCATTTAATGCTTGCAATGCTTGAACCGGGAGACATTGCAATGGTTCCAAGCCCAAGGTATCCTATTCACTACTACGCACCAGTAATAGCTGGAGCAAGTGTTTTAACTGTACCTCTTCCCTTAGAAGGGTCTGACAGTGAAAAGCAAGAACAGTTTCTAAAAAATATATATGAAACTTACGAAGACTCTTACCCTGAGGCAAAAGTCCTTATTCTCAACTTTCCTAATAACCCTACAACTATGACTGTAGATTTAGAATTTTTTAAAGAGATAGTGGCCTTTGCTAAAAAGAAAAACCTTTGGATAATCCACGACCTTGCCTATGGTGATCTTTGTTATGATGGATACAAAGCACCAAGTATTCTACAGGTAGAAGGTGCAAAAGATATTGCAGTTGAAACCTACTCTATGACTAAAGGCTTTTCAATGGCTGGGTGGAGAGTTGCCTTTGTTTTAGGAAATGAAACACTTGTATATAACCTCAAAAGACTAAAAAGCTACCTTGATTATGGAACATTTACACCAATTCAAGTAGCAAGTATAATAGCCTTAGAAGGAGATTACTCTGTTGTAGAAAAGGCTAGAGACACTTACTCAAAAAGGTTAGATATATTAGTAGAAGGACTTAATAAAGCTGGATGGCCTGTAGAAAAACCCAAGGCTACTATGTTTCTTTGGGCAAAAATTCCAGAAAAGTTTAGACATCTTGGTTCAATAGAGTTTAGTAAACTACTTTTAACAGAAGGTAAAGTAGCCGTAGCTCCCGGAATAGGTTTTGGAGAACACGGTGAAGGCTATGTTAGATTTGCAGTAGTTGAAAACGAAAAAAGAATAAGACAGGCAATCTCAAACATCAAAAAGCTTATGAAAAAGTACTGA
- a CDS encoding acylphosphatase, with product MQLHIIFAGRVQGVGFRKFVKKVANQMNVRGFVRNLPDGTVEVLAEADEETLKNFFQAIENGPPLASVNGIRYEFLEKEGGFDEFKIEY from the coding sequence ATGCAGTTACACATAATATTTGCTGGAAGAGTTCAAGGTGTAGGATTTAGAAAGTTTGTTAAAAAAGTAGCAAACCAAATGAATGTAAGGGGTTTCGTAAGAAATCTTCCCGATGGAACTGTTGAAGTTTTGGCTGAAGCTGACGAAGAAACATTAAAGAACTTTTTCCAAGCTATAGAAAATGGACCACCTTTAGCAAGTGTTAACGGTATTAGGTACGAATTTTTAGAAAAAGAAGGAGGGTTTGATGAGTTTAAAATCGAGTATTAA
- the glnD gene encoding [protein-PII] uridylyltransferase — MLEVLDLDTKKKILDNYNEKKKELILKHYAGESGLEIVRQLSDLTDQTIQDFAKISFPDLENVAIIVLGGYGRRELCFKSDIDISIVYTHEDISKLKVGIENFYYCLLDLKVDIGFSPRNIRTFLDLSKEDLTVATALLQGRFLYGNEEIFKTLTDRFKKLIKSRRRAYIEATLKARKIRYQNTGSSIYMMEPHVKEGEGGLRDFHEVYWIAKVLDDVNDYKYFVEKQIILEEEYIELMNAYDYLLKIRNQMHLLCNKKCDVLTFPLQEEVAKKLGYASPEADYEELRESVERMMRLYYLNAKSINNITNRILKNLIEQENPYEEYIPIDNVFIRTSKEIDILDPKKFERDPVNILKAFKYYKDYGLNFSSTLEYLLRKNERVLKNKVLTEEEKALIREIFSNISNLPRTLKKMQDFYVLDDIIPEFGYQRCHFQYDHYHKYTTDAHAIKALEELENLQRIDSPQKKHIYEIYKEIERKDLLIWAVFLHDIGKGHKTDHSELGAELSKNILERFGYPPADVETVSFLVRHHLDMAHISQRRNLHEPKVITEFVKLIKNKELLNMLTVLTYCDANAVGPGAWNDWKFALLMELYTKSTQLLTEGSIESIEKKAEEKRIKLLEILILELGKEKAVKHLNRLSDYYIVSTPIEDILKHVKLEDKLLSSNNKFSIHFEKNTGAGYSQVIIAIKDIDNPLLIITGILSYLGINILTAYSFERKDGVYLIDLQISTSSLEAVDEAKFSRFVEILENVLKDPSYFEKISVKRQKGFKASTVPPPIFVKVDNEMSEGYTIFDVSAEDRIGLLFDIIKVFASFDIYVHMVKASTQGLRARDAFYVRTKDKEKITDSNFLKNVQEKLLEVIKS, encoded by the coding sequence ATGTTAGAAGTTTTGGATTTAGATACAAAAAAGAAGATACTAGACAACTACAACGAAAAAAAGAAAGAACTAATATTAAAACATTATGCAGGAGAAAGTGGTTTAGAGATAGTCAGGCAGCTCTCTGATTTAACAGACCAGACCATTCAAGATTTTGCCAAAATATCTTTCCCAGATTTAGAGAATGTAGCCATTATCGTTTTAGGTGGATACGGAAGAAGAGAGCTTTGTTTTAAATCAGACATAGACATATCTATCGTATACACCCACGAAGACATATCAAAACTAAAAGTAGGCATTGAAAACTTTTACTACTGCTTACTTGATTTAAAAGTTGACATTGGATTTTCACCAAGAAACATAAGAACCTTTTTAGACTTATCAAAAGAAGATTTAACAGTTGCAACTGCTTTACTTCAAGGAAGATTTTTATACGGAAATGAAGAAATTTTCAAAACATTAACAGACAGATTTAAAAAACTAATTAAATCAAGAAGAAGAGCTTACATAGAAGCAACTTTAAAAGCAAGAAAAATCAGATATCAAAACACAGGAAGTAGTATATATATGATGGAACCCCACGTTAAAGAAGGTGAAGGAGGCTTAAGAGACTTTCACGAAGTATACTGGATAGCAAAAGTCTTAGACGATGTTAACGACTACAAATACTTTGTAGAAAAACAGATAATTCTTGAAGAAGAGTACATAGAGCTTATGAACGCATACGACTACCTACTTAAGATAAGAAACCAGATGCACCTTTTATGTAATAAAAAATGCGATGTCCTTACCTTCCCACTACAAGAAGAAGTAGCTAAAAAATTAGGATATGCAAGCCCTGAGGCAGATTACGAAGAACTTAGAGAAAGTGTTGAAAGAATGATGAGACTCTACTACCTAAATGCTAAATCTATAAATAACATCACCAACAGAATACTAAAAAACCTTATCGAACAAGAAAATCCTTATGAAGAGTACATACCAATAGACAATGTCTTTATAAGAACGTCAAAAGAGATAGACATATTAGACCCAAAAAAGTTTGAAAGAGACCCAGTAAACATTTTAAAAGCCTTTAAATACTATAAAGATTACGGTTTAAACTTCTCTTCAACTCTTGAGTATCTTTTAAGAAAAAATGAAAGAGTTTTAAAAAACAAAGTTTTAACAGAAGAAGAAAAAGCATTAATAAGAGAAATTTTTTCTAATATATCAAATCTTCCAAGAACTCTTAAAAAGATGCAAGATTTTTACGTCTTAGATGACATTATTCCAGAGTTTGGATATCAAAGATGCCACTTTCAGTATGACCATTACCACAAGTACACAACAGATGCCCACGCAATAAAAGCATTAGAAGAGTTAGAAAACCTTCAAAGAATAGACAGCCCTCAAAAGAAACATATTTATGAGATATACAAAGAGATAGAAAGAAAAGACCTTCTTATATGGGCAGTATTTTTACACGATATAGGAAAAGGACATAAAACTGACCACAGTGAACTTGGAGCTGAATTAAGTAAAAACATTTTAGAAAGGTTTGGATATCCTCCTGCTGATGTAGAAACCGTATCTTTTTTAGTAAGGCACCATCTTGATATGGCACACATCTCTCAAAGAAGGAACCTTCACGAGCCGAAAGTAATAACTGAGTTTGTAAAACTTATAAAAAACAAAGAACTTTTAAATATGTTAACAGTTTTAACATACTGTGATGCAAACGCTGTAGGTCCCGGAGCTTGGAACGATTGGAAGTTTGCACTACTTATGGAGTTATACACAAAATCTACTCAACTTCTAACAGAAGGAAGTATAGAATCAATAGAAAAGAAAGCAGAAGAAAAAAGAATAAAACTCTTAGAAATATTGATACTAGAACTAGGGAAAGAAAAAGCAGTTAAACATCTAAACAGGTTATCAGACTACTACATAGTATCAACTCCAATAGAAGATATACTTAAACATGTTAAATTGGAAGACAAACTTCTATCCTCAAATAATAAATTTAGTATACACTTTGAAAAGAATACGGGAGCTGGCTACTCTCAGGTAATAATAGCGATAAAAGATATAGACAATCCACTTCTCATAATTACAGGAATACTGTCTTACCTTGGTATAAACATACTTACAGCTTACAGTTTTGAAAGAAAAGACGGAGTTTACCTTATAGACCTACAAATCTCTACATCAAGTCTTGAAGCTGTAGATGAGGCTAAATTTAGTAGATTTGTTGAAATTTTAGAGAATGTTTTAAAAGACCCTTCTTACTTTGAAAAGATATCAGTTAAAAGACAGAAAGGATTTAAGGCAAGTACTGTTCCACCCCCTATATTTGTAAAAGTAGACAACGAAATGTCAGAAGGGTACACTATCTTTGATGTATCAGCTGAAGATAGGATAGGACTTCTTTTTGACATTATTAAAGTTTTTGCCTCTTTTGATATATATGTCCATATGGTTAAAGCTTCTACACAGGGACTTAGGGCACGGGACGCATTTTACGTAAGGACAAAAGATAAAGAAAAAATAACAGACTCAAATTTTTTAAAAAACGTTCAAGAAAAACTTTTAGAAGTTATAAAAAGTTAA
- the mobB gene encoding molybdopterin-guanine dinucleotide biosynthesis protein B, with translation MDKPVVAIVGAHNSGKTTFIEKVVNILSSEGYNVCYIKHDPKGKAKTDTEGKDSYKVYQAGSKQVIVASPDKVSSFVRMRDYTLFDIIKNFTTQDIDIIIVEGFKTVKGIDKFEVIRKEENRQLMISKEGGLVGVITDYYQYNLTFDINNPQEFVIYLKNNYIKR, from the coding sequence ATGGATAAACCAGTAGTAGCGATAGTAGGAGCTCACAACAGTGGAAAAACCACATTTATAGAGAAAGTTGTAAATATTCTCTCAAGTGAAGGATACAATGTATGTTATATAAAACACGACCCAAAAGGAAAGGCAAAAACAGACACAGAAGGCAAAGACAGTTATAAAGTTTACCAAGCTGGCTCAAAACAAGTTATAGTAGCATCTCCTGATAAAGTATCTTCTTTTGTAAGAATGCGAGATTACACACTTTTTGACATTATAAAAAACTTCACAACACAGGACATAGATATTATAATAGTAGAAGGTTTTAAAACAGTAAAAGGTATAGACAAGTTTGAAGTGATAAGGAAGGAAGAAAATAGGCAACTGATGATAAGTAAGGAAGGTGGACTTGTTGGTGTTATAACAGATTACTACCAGTACAACTTAACCTTTGATATCAATAATCCACAAGAATTTGTAATCTATTTAAAAAATAACTACATAAAGAGGTAG
- the accD gene encoding acetyl-CoA carboxylase, carboxyltransferase subunit beta, with protein MGLKDFIDKIKGRKKLKIEEGSWIKCEKCKTLLYIEDLIRNLKICPHCGYTFRMSAKERVDSLLDKVYSYDLFPKIKPVDILNFKDTKKYKDRIKEYQEKTGLNDAIIIANGLIYDREVVIASMDFNFMGGSMGSVVGAKFVRGVEFAIEKKIPFISVAASGGARMQESILSLMQMAKTAIAIDRLNKAGILYISVLTDPTMGGVSASFAFLGDIIIAEPESLIGFAGPRVIEQTIRQQLPEGFQRAEFLLEKGQIDMVVDRKNLKKTIYTLIKHTHG; from the coding sequence ATGGGCTTAAAAGATTTTATAGACAAGATAAAAGGAAGAAAAAAGTTAAAAATAGAAGAAGGGTCTTGGATTAAATGTGAAAAATGCAAAACACTTCTTTACATAGAAGACCTTATTAGAAATCTAAAGATATGTCCACACTGTGGTTATACATTTAGAATGTCTGCAAAAGAAAGGGTAGACTCCCTTTTAGACAAGGTATACTCTTACGACCTTTTTCCAAAGATAAAACCTGTTGACATTTTAAACTTTAAAGATACGAAAAAATACAAAGACAGAATTAAAGAGTATCAAGAAAAAACAGGTTTAAACGACGCAATTATAATTGCAAACGGTCTTATATACGACAGAGAAGTTGTTATAGCTTCTATGGACTTTAACTTTATGGGTGGAAGTATGGGAAGTGTTGTAGGAGCAAAGTTTGTAAGGGGTGTTGAATTTGCCATAGAAAAAAAGATTCCTTTTATATCCGTAGCAGCTTCCGGTGGAGCAAGAATGCAAGAGAGTATACTATCTCTTATGCAGATGGCAAAAACAGCTATAGCTATTGATAGACTAAATAAAGCCGGAATACTTTATATATCTGTTTTAACAGATCCTACGATGGGGGGTGTTTCTGCAAGTTTCGCATTTTTAGGGGATATTATAATAGCAGAGCCAGAAAGTTTAATAGGATTTGCAGGTCCAAGAGTTATAGAGCAGACGATAAGACAGCAGCTCCCTGAAGGTTTCCAAAGGGCAGAGTTTCTACTTGAAAAAGGACAGATTGATATGGTTGTAGATAGAAAAAATCTTAAAAAAACAATCTATACACTGATAAAGCATACCCATGGATAA
- a CDS encoding ABC transporter permease has protein sequence MILYILKRLLQMIPLIVGITFLSFVIIQMAPGDYLDQLRMNPQISESTIEKLKQTYGLDQPILIQYFKWLSNALLFDLGFSFSYNMPVLDLIKDRVPNTLFLSITSGLLAWLLAVPLGIIAALRPNSIIDRFIQVFSFTFMSLPSFFLAFLLLFFAVKTGLLPTGGATSPGYESMPFWEKVLDRLWHVSLPAFVLAITSLAGLVRLVRSAMIEALQSEYVLFARAKGLTEKQVVLKHALRNALNPFITILGFEIASLLSGAALVEIIVNWPGMGMLMLDAVLSQDLYLVMGGLYIGSIMLIIGNLIADLLLAKLDPRIRQREVEGILK, from the coding sequence ATGATACTTTACATCTTAAAAAGACTTCTCCAGATGATCCCTCTTATAGTAGGGATCACTTTTCTTTCTTTTGTTATCATCCAGATGGCTCCTGGAGATTACTTAGACCAGCTGAGAATGAACCCTCAAATATCTGAGTCTACAATTGAGAAACTAAAGCAAACTTACGGATTAGACCAACCTATCCTTATTCAATACTTTAAATGGCTTTCAAATGCATTACTATTTGACCTTGGTTTTTCCTTTAGTTATAACATGCCTGTTTTAGACCTTATAAAAGATAGAGTGCCTAACACTTTATTTTTATCGATTACCTCTGGATTACTTGCGTGGCTACTAGCAGTTCCCTTAGGAATAATAGCTGCTTTAAGGCCTAACTCTATAATAGATAGGTTTATACAGGTATTCTCATTTACATTTATGTCTTTACCTTCTTTCTTTTTAGCTTTTTTACTTTTGTTTTTTGCTGTAAAGACTGGTTTACTTCCAACTGGAGGAGCTACAAGTCCGGGTTATGAAAGTATGCCTTTTTGGGAAAAGGTTTTAGATAGACTATGGCATGTTAGTCTTCCTGCTTTTGTCCTTGCAATAACTTCTTTGGCAGGGTTAGTAAGGCTTGTTAGAAGTGCAATGATTGAAGCTCTACAGTCAGAGTACGTTCTATTTGCAAGGGCTAAAGGTTTAACTGAAAAACAGGTCGTACTAAAACATGCTTTGAGAAACGCCTTAAACCCGTTTATAACTATACTTGGTTTTGAAATAGCATCTTTGTTATCTGGAGCTGCTTTAGTAGAGATTATTGTAAACTGGCCGGGAATGGGTATGCTTATGCTTGATGCTGTTTTATCTCAAGACTTGTACCTTGTAATGGGTGGGCTTTACATAGGTTCAATAATGCTTATTATAGGAAACCTTATAGCCGACTTACTTCTTGCAAAATTAGACCCAAGAATAAGACAGAGAGAAGTTGAAGGAATACTAAAATGA
- a CDS encoding polyphenol oxidase family protein has translation MRLLTFDNILIAFTEKQDLNQREEKNRLPVQLSLGVDTIHIPNQKHTNKVVKVEEDLNQECDGIYTNKENTAVGVLTADCIPIVLFNSREIVVIHAGWKGLFGGIIENGFSLLKDKRAKAFIGACIRGCCYEVDKQFVNNLNISDKFYKIYNDKPYLDLVSAAVDKLIKLSVKDIYDLGECTKCSGKFFSYRNGDFESRILTAAVIKE, from the coding sequence ATGAGATTACTTACGTTTGATAACATTTTAATAGCATTTACTGAAAAACAAGATTTAAATCAAAGAGAAGAAAAAAACCGTTTACCTGTACAACTATCTCTGGGTGTAGATACTATACATATACCAAATCAAAAACACACAAATAAGGTTGTAAAGGTAGAAGAAGACTTAAATCAAGAGTGTGATGGCATATACACAAATAAAGAAAATACAGCTGTAGGGGTTCTTACTGCTGACTGTATTCCTATAGTGCTGTTTAACAGTAGAGAGATAGTAGTTATACACGCTGGGTGGAAAGGACTTTTTGGCGGTATTATAGAAAATGGTTTTAGTCTTCTTAAAGATAAAAGAGCTAAAGCCTTTATTGGTGCCTGTATAAGGGGTTGTTGTTATGAAGTTGATAAACAATTTGTAAACAATTTGAATATATCCGATAAATTTTATAAAATATACAACGATAAACCTTACTTAGATTTAGTTAGCGCAGCTGTAGATAAGCTAATAAAACTTTCTGTAAAAGATATTTATGACCTTGGAGAGTGTACAAAGTGTAGTGGAAAGTTTTTCTCCTACAGAAACGGAGATTTTGAAAGTAGAATACTCACAGCAGCTGTTATTAAGGAGTGA